In the Yoonia rosea genome, CGATGCCGATGCGCGATGCCGAAGTACAGGCAATCCTTGGTCGCGTCCAAGAGGGTGAAGATGCGCCACGCACACTCATCCACTTCGAGATTGGCGAAAAGGTAAAAGTCAACGATGGTCCGTTCGAAGATTTCGACGGCATGGTCGAGGAAGTGGACGAAGAGAACCAGCGCCTGAAGGTGACGGTCTCTATCTTTGGCCGCGCCACACCGGTCGAGCTTGAATTTACGCAGGTCTCCAAGCAGTAACGGCGACCTCAGCAATTGAAAAAGGGGAGCGTCCGACGCTCCCCTTTTTTGTTTCTGCTGTTGTGTTCTTTAGGCCAGCGACAGCACAACCTGTGGGCCGTCTACTGTCAGCGTATAGTCAGGGATCGACAGGTACTCGCCTTCTGATGCGCCTGCGACCCCCATGCCGACGGCATTATAGACCGATCCGTGCCGCGATCCGCGGTCAAGGCAAGCGAAAGGCGCCTCAGGGTTCCCCGTCAGGCCAATGGCCTTGCCACGATGCGTACATAGCAGGTTCACGACAAAATATTCGGGGTTCTGGACCGTCCCCGCCCGATCATTCGCCGCGCCAAAGGCGACCTGCTCTGCCGTGCGCCGGTGCACCGCCACGTATTGCATCATGCCTGTTGCCGAAAACTCTGCGTCATCTGTCGGGCGCGCGATCACGGCGACCTCACCGGGTTGCAACGCCGAAATCTCGACCTCGGCTGCGCCCGCAGAGACTGTAATCAACTGGTTCTCACCTGTGGGGCGGTCTTCTGGCAGGCCGGCCCATGCGGCCTCGAAATTCGTCTGCGCATTCAAGATCGCAGGGCAGAGTAAAACGGCTGTGCTGGAAATTGTCGTCATCACATGGCGGCGGGTCATTTTTTGCATGGTCATTCCTTTCGTGGGGTGAGGGTCATATTCGACAAAGGCAAGTCCTTGTCCCAAAACCGGTGTTTCAGAACGGCGATGATGTGGATGGCAAACAGGGCCAAAAGGATCCATTTCAGCGTAAAATGCGCCTCAAGAAACCATTCGCCCGTGTCCGAGCGCGCAAGGCCTTGGTCAACGGCGGCGATCAGCAGGGGATCGCGCAGGCCCGAGGCGGCGATATACCCGGTCACCAGATAGGCGATAAGGCATATGTAAAGCCCGGCATGAACGATTTTCGCCATGACCGCCTCGAGCGGGTGGTGGGGTTTGGCGGCCGGTGTTGCAGGATGCCGGAAGCGGGCGATGAGGCGGGCGACCACCACAACGATCAAGATCTGGCCTGCGATCTGGTGCAGCTGCATCGTGTCTGCGTCAAGCCAATCATACGTATACGCGAGGCCCGTCAACACCATCACGATCAGAACGGCAGCAGTAAGCCAGTGAAAAATGATCTGAGCTTTTGTATAGGTCATCGCGCTTTCCTTTGAGATCAATTTATTGCGGTTTCCCTAAAGGCAACTTCGTGGTGGATCACGTGCGCGTTATTGGCTGCCGCGATGTTGTATTTTTCAGCGCATTCGTGCCGAAAACCACTTGCTAAACGGGGGGTGTCCGACTAAACGGCGCACTTGTCGCCTTGTGGGCGGCACTCATGTGGGAGGCGAGGTGCACGCGTGCGCCGGACCGGACCACACAACGAAAAGCCCTGCGGTCGCGACCAAAGGGCGTTGGAATAGGAGATGGCTTCATGGCCAAGAAGATTATGGGTACGCTTAAACTGCAGGTCCCTGCAGGCGCTGCTAACCCGTCCCCACCAGTCGGCCCAGCATTGGGTCAGCGCGGCATCAACATCATGGAATTCTGTAAAGCGTTCAACGCCAAGACAGAAGGCATGGAAAAGAATGCCCCGTGCCCGACAGTGATCACATACTATCAGGACAAGTCGTTCACGATGGAAATCAAGACGCCGCCTGCGTCTTACTACATCAAGAAGGCCGCGAACCTGAAGTCTGGCAGCAAGACACCTGGCAAGGATGTTGCTGGTACAATCACAGGCAAGCAGGTGCGTGAAATCGCAGAAGCCAAAATGAAGGACCTCAATGCGACGTCCATCGAAGGCGCAATGCTGATCATCGCGGGTTCCGCTCGCTCTATGGGCATCGAGGTGAAGTAATGGCAAAATTTGGTAAGCGTACAACTGCAGCACGCGCTGCATTCGCAGAGAAACACAACGTCACCGTCACCGAAGCTGCTGCTTTGGTCAAAGACAACGCCACAGCAAAGTTCGATGAAAGCATCGAAATCGCAATGGTGCTGGGCGTTGATCCACGTCACGCCGACCAGATGGTCCGTGGTACAGTGAATCTGCCACACGGCACAGGTAAAACCGTGCGCGTTGCTGTATTCGCACGCGGCGATAAAGCGGAAGAAGCGAAAGCGGCTGGCGCGGATATCGTTGGTGCAGAAGACCTGATGGAAACTGTTCAGGGCGGCAAGATCGATTTTGACCGCTGCATCGCGACACCTGACATGATGGCCATCGTCGGTCGTTTGGGTAAGGTTCTGGGCCCACGTAACCTGATGCCAAACCCCCGCGTTGGCACAGTGACCATGGACATCAAGGAAGCTGTGGAAGCAGCAAAGGGTGGTCAGGTTCAGTTCAAAGCGGAAAAAGCTGGTGTGGTTCACGCCGGTATCGGCAAATCCTCTTTCTCTGCACAGCAGATCGAAGAGAACATGAAAGCTTTTGTTGACGCGGTTGGCAAAGCCAAGCCGACGGGCGCAAAAGGCACCTACATGAAAAAGATCTCCGTCAGCTCAACAATGGGCCCGGGCGTATCTGTTGATGTCGCGTCTGCGACCGGCAACGTCTAAATCAATCTAGACAGATGCAGATTTCGGCAGGCCGTTTGGCCTGCCGTTTGCGTTTTGGAGTGGCGCGCGCGCTTTGCGTCCTACTAAATACGCTATTTCGATTGGCGCGATCCCTGCGCATCGGCGGCATTCGCCGCAAAACCTCAATAAATTGTAGCGCAGGACTTGGCTTTGGGGGCAATACACTCTAAGCGATACCGCAGGCCCGCGCGATTGATTCGTCTGGGCCTTTATTCGTCCGAGACGGTGGGTTGGCCTTATGCCATTAATTCCTGCCTGAGACGGGAAGACCAGAATTCTTGAGGCTCTCCTCGGTTCCCTCTGGCTCGCCCCGTTTGCACATGGACTGTAGACTGTTGGGCGGCCTGAGCCGTTTGACAAAAGTAGAGCCGGTGCCGGGATCAAATCCGGTGCCAAACTTGGAGTAAAACTGTGGATAGAGCACAAAAAGAACAGCTGGTCGACGATCTCGGCCAGATCTTTGAAAGCTCTGGCGTTGTAGTGGTTGCCCGCTACGAAGGCATGACAGTTGCTGAAATGCAGGACCTGCGCGCGCACATGCGTGAAGCGGGCGGTTCCGTACGCGTTGCCAAGAACAAGCTCGCCAAAATCGCCCTCGAGGGCAAGCCATGCGCAAGCATCGGCCAATACCTCGAAGGCATGACTGTACTCGCTTACTCTGAAGACCCCGTCGCTGCGGCG is a window encoding:
- a CDS encoding cytochrome b is translated as MTYTKAQIIFHWLTAAVLIVMVLTGLAYTYDWLDADTMQLHQIAGQILIVVVVARLIARFRHPATPAAKPHHPLEAVMAKIVHAGLYICLIAYLVTGYIAASGLRDPLLIAAVDQGLARSDTGEWFLEAHFTLKWILLALFAIHIIAVLKHRFWDKDLPLSNMTLTPRKE
- the rplK gene encoding 50S ribosomal protein L11; protein product: MAKKIMGTLKLQVPAGAANPSPPVGPALGQRGINIMEFCKAFNAKTEGMEKNAPCPTVITYYQDKSFTMEIKTPPASYYIKKAANLKSGSKTPGKDVAGTITGKQVREIAEAKMKDLNATSIEGAMLIIAGSARSMGIEVK
- the rplA gene encoding 50S ribosomal protein L1, which encodes MAKFGKRTTAARAAFAEKHNVTVTEAAALVKDNATAKFDESIEIAMVLGVDPRHADQMVRGTVNLPHGTGKTVRVAVFARGDKAEEAKAAGADIVGAEDLMETVQGGKIDFDRCIATPDMMAIVGRLGKVLGPRNLMPNPRVGTVTMDIKEAVEAAKGGQVQFKAEKAGVVHAGIGKSSFSAQQIEENMKAFVDAVGKAKPTGAKGTYMKKISVSSTMGPGVSVDVASATGNV
- the rplJ gene encoding 50S ribosomal protein L10, whose translation is MDRAQKEQLVDDLGQIFESSGVVVVARYEGMTVAEMQDLRAHMREAGGSVRVAKNKLAKIALEGKPCASIGQYLEGMTVLAYSEDPVAAAKVVDKYAKENEKLVILGGAMGDTALDVAGVKAVAGMPSREELIASIVGCIGAPASNIAGAIGAPASNIASILSTIEEKAA